The window AAGGAGTCACATACATGGTGAAAAACCCAGAAACTTTTAGAAACAAGAAGGTTGTTCTAGCAGGCGGGGGGGACTCGGCTCTTGACTGGGCAATTTACCTATCTGATGTTGCAGAAAGAGTTACCTTAGTACATAGAAATGAGACTTTTAGAGGTGCTCCAGATTCAGCAGCGAAAGTGTTCGATATGGCCAATAATGGCAAAATCGATTTAATTCTATCCGCCAACTTAAAAGGAATCGGCGGGAATGGTGTTTTAAATAGCGTAATGTTAGAAAGTAAATCAAAAGAGGAAATCAAAATCGATGCAGATTATCTGATCCCTCTATTTGGATTGAGCCCTAAATTAGGTCCAATTGCTGACTGGGGATTGAGCATAGATAAAAATGCAATTGAGGTTGACACAACAGATTATTCCACTGGAGTTGAAAGGATTTATGCAATAGGAGACATTAACACCTATCCAGGTAAATTGAAATTAATCCTTTGTGGCTTTCATGAAGCAGCTATCATGATGCATTCTGCCTTCAAATATGTGTATCCAGATCAGAAATTAAGCTTCAAATACACCACAGTTAATGGTGTAAATGCATTTTAATTTTACCTTTGCAGCATGGTAACATTCACAGTAGAAGATCACGAAGGCAATCGCCAATCTATAGAAGCTCCTGACGACATGGGCTTAAGTTTAATGGAAATTTTGAAAGCATCAGAATATCCAGTTTTAGCAACTTGTGGTGGAATGGCTTTATGTGCCACTTGCCACGTAGAAGTCATGGAAGGAGAAGATGAATTAGGTGAAGCGACAGACGTGGAGCTTGATCAATTAGAAAATCTACCGGAATACTTCCCAACAAGTAGACTTGCCTGTCAAGTAAGGATTAGTCCTCTATTGGAAGGTGCTGTTATCAAACTCAGAGGAGAAGACAATTAATTAAAAGGGAGGTCAAATTGACCTCCCTTTTAATTAATTGTTGAATATGTTTTGATTTATCAGTTTTGGTATTACTCTTTTTCTTTATTTTTTTAAAGCTTTACAGCAACCGATAACTCCAATTCTATATCCTGATCGATTGCCTTTTCAATTTCCTCTTTGACTTTATTTAATTCCTGCAAATCTAAAGGTGATTCCGATACTACGGTGACAGAAAGCTTCAATGGTGCCATTTTTATTACTTTCACATCTCTGAGTACACCAACTGAAATTTCCTTCCCACTTAAATTCTGTATTATTTTATTTTCCTTAACCATTTTTGAAAAACCAAAAGCTAAAGGTGCTGAGATTAAAATAACAAAAAAAAGAGAAATAGTAAGCCCCTTTTTTGCTAGTTTAAAAGGACTAAATCCTAGAAAAAGAAAAGTCAAAGCCGCGGCTAGCACCATGCCTGCTAAGTTGGTCCCCAAAAGCAAAAGTGCGCCCCAGAAAACTGACCAATCGCCCCAACCAAGCCCTACTCCCGAAACTGCCAAAGGTGGCACTAAAGCAACTGCAATCGCAACACCAGCTAAAGTTTTGGCAACTTCTTTCTTAGAATGGGCATAAGCACCAGCAATTCCCGATGCAGCAGCCACCCCCAAATCCAAAAGATTAGGTCTTATCCTAGCGGTAATTTCTCCATTCATTACATTTAATGGTGTAAACCAAGTGATTATAACTGCAAACAAATACCCTACACCCAATCCATATCCTATAGTTTTAAAACTTTCACTTATCAGTCTATTATCCTGTCTAAGTACCCCCATGGCTAATGATATAATTGGCGACATCAAAGGTGCTAAAATCATAGCGCCAATTATCACAGGAGAGGAGTTTCCAAATAATCCAAAAGTAGCAATTATTGTAGAGAGGGCCATCAATACCAAATAACTCGAACTGACTTTAGAATTTTCTCTTAAAGTGGTAAAAAGCCATTTAAACTCCTCTGTAGTGGCATGGTTGGTGATAGGAAGAAGTCTTTCCAAAAGCTCATTTTTCAATTCACCTTGTGGCAAATTTTGAATCTTATACACTTTTTTCTTCTTGACTTCTAAATCAGTTTCTAATGCACCTCCAGGAACAATTGAAATTACCTTATGCCTTACTTCTAATTCTATGAATTTTGAACTCATCAAAATCTCGTCTATTGCATAATTGATAGATTCAGAGCTACCAATGACCACCTTATCCGATTTGATATGAGCTACATAATCTGGGAGTTTGCTTTTTTTTGAAGACTTGAAAATACTGAAAAAACCAAATTTGATAATTTCCCATATACTACTTGGTGCAAGAATCAAGCAATGCATCATACCATCATTGGCATAAGAATCTTCAATAATTCTTCTCGATAAAATAGAACTTTGACCATGAAGAACGATTACCATTCCAAGAGCTGCTGTTTCTAAGGGCTTTTCCTTTAATTCCCCAATATCATTGCTCCAATTGATGCTAAAAGGGTGCAGTTTTACTCTTCTGAATGAACCTGAAAACCTTTTGATTCTCCCTAGATATTTTGAAAACCAAGACTTATCACCATCTACAGCATAGAGCAAACTAAAAGTATTCCCCAATACTAATTTATTGAGTACAGGCTGACCATTTGCCAAAAGTACATCTATATCAAAAACTTCGTCTGTAGTCAGAATATTTTCTACAGCTGTTTCCAAATTAGAGGATATACCAAAACCTTGTCTAGCCTCAATCATTTTTGGATGAGGAAGAAACCCAATTTTCCAATGATTTTCTATTACGACATCAAATAACTCACGAAGTTGTTCATCTGACAAAAAAGTCACTAGGAAATCTTCATCAGTAAAGCTATACTTCTTATGATTTTTATATGGAATTTTGATTTTTACATTGTTGCTTAAAAGTGGCAAAACCTTTTCTTCTAAGGTCTCAATTAGACTTTCATCGTAAATTAATGTAATAGACTTCATAGAGTTAATTTAAAAAAAGGAAGGTTGAAAAATCAACCTTCCATTAATTTACTTAATATCTCAATAGCTGCTTTTGGTAAAACTGTTCCAGGGCCAAAAACAGCTGCTACACCCGCTTCAAACAAGAAATCATAATCTTTTGGAGGAATCACCCCCCCTGCAATTACCATGATATCTTCTCTTCCTAATTTTTTTAATTCTGCAATCAGAGCTGGAACCAAAGTTTTGTGACCTGCTGCCAAAGAAGAAGCCCCTACGATATGCACATCATTCTCTATAGCCTGCACGGCGACCTCTTCTGGGGTTTGAAATAATGGACCTATATCTACATCAAATCCCAAATCTGCAAAACCTGTAGCAATAACTTTCGCACCTCTATCATGACCATCTTGCCCCATTTTAGCAACCATTATTCTAGGCCTTCTTCCTTCAAGATTTGCAAAATCATCTGCCATCTTCTTCGCCTCAATAAAGCTCTTATCAGCTTTTGCCTCAGCAGAATAAATTCCAGAAATTGCTTTTACGGTTGCTTTATGTCTTCCAAAAGCTTCTTCCATAGCAGTAGAAATTTCTCCTAATGTAGCTCTTTTTCTTGCAGCATCTACTGCCAACTCAAGCAAATTACCTTCCCCTGTTTTTGCAGAAGCTGTAATTTTATCTAATGCTAATTTCACTTCGTCAAAATCTCTTTCAGCCCTAAGTTTATTCAAGCGCTCAATTTGAGATTTTCTTACGGAATCATTATCAACTTCTCGAATATCAAAATCTGATTTTTCATCAGTTTGGTATCTATTTACCCCAACGATTACATCTTTCCCACTATCTATTCTTGCTTGTTTTCTAGCAGCGGCCTCCTCGATTCTCATTTTTGGAATACCTGCTTCAATGGCCTTTGCCATACCTCCTAATTCCTCTACCTCTTCGATCAAAGCCCAAGCACTTTTAACCAATTGATCGGTCAAATATTCTACATAAAATGATCCGCCCCAAGGATCTACTACTCTGGTAATTTGGGTTTCATCTTGTAAATAAAGCTGTGTATTTCGTGCTATCCTTGCTGAAAAGTCAGTGGGCAAAGCTATGGCTTCGTCAAAAGAATTTGTGTGAAGTGATTGTGTATGACCCAATGCAGCAGCCAAAGCTTCAACGGCAGTTCTTGTTACATTATTGAATGCATCTTGCTCAGTAAGTGACCAGCCACTTGTCTGACAATGTGTTCTCAAAGCCAAAGATTTTTCCTGCTTCGGATTAAATTGCTTGACGATCTTAGCCCATAACAATCGCCCAGCTCTCATCTTGGCGATTTCCATAAAATGATTCATTCCAATCGCCCAAAAAAATGATAGTCGCGGTGCAAAATCATCAATATCTAATCCTGCCGCTACTCCTGTTCTCAAATACTCCAAACCATCAGCTAAGGTATATGCTAGCTCTAAATCTGCTGTAGCTCCTGCTTCTTGCATGTGATATCCAGAAATAGAAATTGAATTAAATCGAGGCATTTTTTTAGATGTATATTCAAAAATATCTGCGATAATCCGCATAGATGGTTGTGGTGGATAGATATATGTATTTCTCACCATAAACTCTTTCAAAATATCATTTTGAATCGTACCACTAAGTTGCTCTGGATTGACCCCTTGCTCCTCTGCTGCAACAATATAAAATGCCATGATAGGAATCACTGCACCATTCATCGTCATGGAAACTGACATTTGATCTAAAGGAATCTTATCAAAAAGTATCTTCATATCCAATACTGAATCGATAGCAACCCCAGCTTTTCCCACATCCCCTACAACGCGGGGATGATCAGAATCATATCCTCTATGCGTTGCCAAATCAAAAGCAACTGACAAGCCTTTTTGACCAGCGCCTAAATTTTTTCTATAAAATGCATTGGACTCTTCGGCAGTGGAAAACCCCGCATATTGTCTGATCGTCCAAGGACGCATCACATACATCGTACTGTATGGACCTCTCAAAAAAGGCGCAATTCCAGCTGCAAATCTAAGATGTTCGGTTTCTTTAATTTTTTCCCCTTCAACCTTTGCAGGGACTTCAATTTTCTCGCCAGTATTCCATAACTGATCCCAGTTTTCTGATAAAGATTTCTCTGTATTTTCAAAAGTTAATTGACTTATATCTGGTCTCATATTACACTTGATTTTTGAGTTTCTACTAAAAAGCTTTCTCTACTTGTTTTTAGTTGGCTGGCAGACTCTTCATTTATTGAGATTTCGATTTGAGCAGTTTTGCTTGACGAATCTAAATATTTATTAACACCTACCTTAACCTGCTTCCCTACCAAAACCATCTTTTGCCTTTCTATTCTTGTCTTTTTGACTTCCTCTTGAATCAAATTCTGATTCACTGAATTCCACCAACCTCCAGAAGACTCGGTGGAAACCATTTTGTCTTTAACTTTTTCAAATATGGAAAAGGTAAGCTTTTCCAAGAAATAGGATCCTGCAAAAGGGTCCAAAACCTGGTCAAGGTAACTTTCTTCTTTTAGGATATTGGAGATATTTCTTGCCATCCGAAGAGAAAATTCAGTCACATCGTTGTTGACACAATCATGTCTCAAAACCTCCAATGCATTGCATCCACCCAAAATAGCAGACATCGCCTCAGTCGTATTTCTCAGCATGTTAGTCTGTATATCTACTCCTGATTTTGTCCAGTAGCTTGTGCTAGAAAAAATAAATATATCTTCCGCTTTTTGATTTACTTGAAAAAGTGCCGCAAGTCTTTGTGTTAAAATTCTGATCACTTTGACTTTCGCTATTTCCATAAAATAATCAGAACCTACCGCAGTTTTCAAAATTAATTTATCAAAAACCATTTGCTGATCAACTGATAAATCATCAATCAAATCTATTAAAGCAGAAAAGCCAAAAGTCAGTTCTTGAACTGCATTTGCTCCCGCATTGTGATAGTGAGAGAAATCAATAGTAATCGTTTTGAAATTCGGTAAGTCATATCCAAAGTCCAAAAGTTTTCTTGAGATTTGAATGACCTCTTCTTTATCTAAATCTTCAGTTAACCTCTTTATAAAACCATCCCAAAGAACACCTCCATAAACTTGTTCGTAATCATGATTTTCTTGCCTTAGCCAAGATTTAAAATTCGCCAGAACTTTAGTTGGACTTGAAGTAGGCTCCAAAAAAATCTGAATATATGCTGGCTGTACATCTTTGAGAAGGATTGATAAGTTCTCTTCCCCATTGAGAATTAAAATAATTGCATCAGACCCGTTTTGTAAAGCATTTAAAATGATTGCATTTCCTTCTTTTTCGGATTTGGATTCAATACGAGTGGCGTTTGACCAAACTCGAGGGGCAATGCCTGAAATAAGTGGTTTTGGATTTACTTTATGATGAAATCCTGCCAATGAAGGCTGATCTAATAAATCTTCTTGGGTGTAAAATGGCGCTATTTGAATTCCCTCTAAAGATTGTGAAACAAGCATTTCATCAAAGCTCTTTCCTTTCAGGTCTTTGATCGCTTGAGCAATCCACTCTTCTTTATTGGTTGGTTGAAAATCTTCAAACAATTTATTTTTCATATCAAAATTATATTTGGGCTATTTTAGTTGGAGAAATTATTTAAACTTAAACAGTATTTCTATCCCCTTGCCAAAGTTACCCTTTCTATAGTAGATGTCAAAAAAGTTTTAAAAGGTCATGAAATAACAAAAAAGAAATTCAATTACTTAGAATAAAAAAGTATTTATCATGATCAGATAAATAGAATCCTTTTTAAGATTAAACTATCTTTGAAACGAATTGTAAAATAAGGTAAATAGAATGATGGTATGGATAAGCACTACAGACAAATACAATTTTTAATTCTAAACATAGGCTTTTTCATTCTTCTTGGTTGTAGTCCTCAACTGAGTTATCACGCAAGTAGTGATTTTACTTCAGTCGATGAATCTATTCAACAAGAAGCAAAATTGGTATCTTTCATTGCACCTTTCAAAGAGAATTTAGAAGCAAAAATGGGATCTGTCATCGGTACAACTCAGAAGGCGTTGACACGAGCAGGAAGAGAATCTTTACTTGGAAATTTTGTCTCTGACTTACAATTAGAATATGCTCAGAAAGCTTTTGGATACCCGATTGATATTTCTATTATCAATAATGGTGGAATGCGAAATGATTTACCGAAAGGTGACATTACTCTTGGTAATATTTACGAGCTTTCTCCATTTGATAATTACTTGGTAGTTTTAGAACTCCAAGCAAATGATGTCCAAAAACTCGCTGAATTCATTGCAGAAAGGAAAAATATGGCTTTTCAAGGCATGCAAATCACTTCTGAGAAAGATAAGCTTTCAGAGTTGACCATCAATGGGAAAGCACTGAAATCGAACAAAACCTACCTTTTAGTAATCAACGACTATCTCGCCAATGGTGGTGACAATATGGAGTTTTTGGTTGGATTACCTGTAAAGGAAAATAGCACTACTTCCATCAGGGATATGCTGATCACAATGATCCAACAAAAAACAGCCTCAGGAGAAATTCTTGATGCAGAAATCGAGGGGAGATTAAAAATCAATTAAGATGCAAAGACGCGATTTTCTTAAGAAGAGTTTATTAACAGGTGCTGCCCTTAGCTTGAGCTCCGGAGGTTTTGCTGAACGGCTTTTCACAAATCAATCGAAAAGACTAACTATCCTTCACACCAACGACATGCATTCTCGCATTGAGCCATTTCCTAACGATGGAGGAAGAAATGCCAATCGAGGCGGTATGACAAAACTGGCCTCCTTGATCAAAAAAATAAGGTCTGAAGAAGAAAATGTTTTGCTCTTGGATTCTGGAGACTTTTTTCAGGGAACACCTTATTTCAATCTTTATGGTGGTGAATTAGAGTTGAAATTGATGAGTCAAATGGGATATGATGCGAGTACTTTGGGTAATCATGAATTTGACAACGGCTTAGAAGGAATCAAAAACCAACTAGAGCATGCCAATTTCAGCATACTTTCTTCCAATTATGATTTCCAAGATACAATTCTTAACAACACCTTTAAACCATACAAAATATTCAAAAAAGATGGAATCAAAGTCGGCATCTTTGCTTTGGGTATTGAGTTGAAGGGTTTGGTTGGAATGAAAAATTATGGCAATACCAAATATCTTGACCCAATAGCTACCTCGGAAGAAATGGTACAAGAATTAAAAAATAAAAAATGTGACTTAATCATTTGCCTTTCGCATTTAGGTTATTCTTATAGGTCAGGTAAAATTGATGATCTTAAATTAGCCAATCAAGTATCTGGAATTGATCTAATTTTGGGTGGGCATACACATACTTTCCTGGATGAACCAACGATCATCAAAAACCCTGAAGGCCACACAACTATGGTCAATCAAGTGGGCACTGCAGCTTTACGATTAGGTAAAATTGATTTTGAGTTTTCGAAGGA is drawn from Belliella baltica DSM 15883 and contains these coding sequences:
- a CDS encoding NAD(P)/FAD-dependent oxidoreductase gives rise to the protein MINTDICIIGAGPVGLFAVFEAGLLKMRCHLIDALPQVGGQLSEIYPQKPIYDIPGYPEVKAQELVDNLMDQIKPFNPTFTLGERVDHLAKQDDGSFIVTTSDKTKVHAQVIVIAGGLGCFEPRKPVLENLEHFEGKGVTYMVKNPETFRNKKVVLAGGGDSALDWAIYLSDVAERVTLVHRNETFRGAPDSAAKVFDMANNGKIDLILSANLKGIGGNGVLNSVMLESKSKEEIKIDADYLIPLFGLSPKLGPIADWGLSIDKNAIEVDTTDYSTGVERIYAIGDINTYPGKLKLILCGFHEAAIMMHSAFKYVYPDQKLSFKYTTVNGVNAF
- a CDS encoding 2Fe-2S iron-sulfur cluster-binding protein → MVTFTVEDHEGNRQSIEAPDDMGLSLMEILKASEYPVLATCGGMALCATCHVEVMEGEDELGEATDVELDQLENLPEYFPTSRLACQVRISPLLEGAVIKLRGEDN
- a CDS encoding TIGR00341 family protein; translated protein: MKSITLIYDESLIETLEEKVLPLLSNNVKIKIPYKNHKKYSFTDEDFLVTFLSDEQLRELFDVVIENHWKIGFLPHPKMIEARQGFGISSNLETAVENILTTDEVFDIDVLLANGQPVLNKLVLGNTFSLLYAVDGDKSWFSKYLGRIKRFSGSFRRVKLHPFSINWSNDIGELKEKPLETAALGMVIVLHGQSSILSRRIIEDSYANDGMMHCLILAPSSIWEIIKFGFFSIFKSSKKSKLPDYVAHIKSDKVVIGSSESINYAIDEILMSSKFIELEVRHKVISIVPGGALETDLEVKKKKVYKIQNLPQGELKNELLERLLPITNHATTEEFKWLFTTLRENSKVSSSYLVLMALSTIIATFGLFGNSSPVIIGAMILAPLMSPIISLAMGVLRQDNRLISESFKTIGYGLGVGYLFAVIITWFTPLNVMNGEITARIRPNLLDLGVAAASGIAGAYAHSKKEVAKTLAGVAIAVALVPPLAVSGVGLGWGDWSVFWGALLLLGTNLAGMVLAAALTFLFLGFSPFKLAKKGLTISLFFVILISAPLAFGFSKMVKENKIIQNLSGKEISVGVLRDVKVIKMAPLKLSVTVVSESPLDLQELNKVKEEIEKAIDQDIELELSVAVKL
- the scpA gene encoding methylmalonyl-CoA mutase, whose product is MRPDISQLTFENTEKSLSENWDQLWNTGEKIEVPAKVEGEKIKETEHLRFAAGIAPFLRGPYSTMYVMRPWTIRQYAGFSTAEESNAFYRKNLGAGQKGLSVAFDLATHRGYDSDHPRVVGDVGKAGVAIDSVLDMKILFDKIPLDQMSVSMTMNGAVIPIMAFYIVAAEEQGVNPEQLSGTIQNDILKEFMVRNTYIYPPQPSMRIIADIFEYTSKKMPRFNSISISGYHMQEAGATADLELAYTLADGLEYLRTGVAAGLDIDDFAPRLSFFWAIGMNHFMEIAKMRAGRLLWAKIVKQFNPKQEKSLALRTHCQTSGWSLTEQDAFNNVTRTAVEALAAALGHTQSLHTNSFDEAIALPTDFSARIARNTQLYLQDETQITRVVDPWGGSFYVEYLTDQLVKSAWALIEEVEELGGMAKAIEAGIPKMRIEEAAARKQARIDSGKDVIVGVNRYQTDEKSDFDIREVDNDSVRKSQIERLNKLRAERDFDEVKLALDKITASAKTGEGNLLELAVDAARKRATLGEISTAMEEAFGRHKATVKAISGIYSAEAKADKSFIEAKKMADDFANLEGRRPRIMVAKMGQDGHDRGAKVIATGFADLGFDVDIGPLFQTPEEVAVQAIENDVHIVGASSLAAGHKTLVPALIAELKKLGREDIMVIAGGVIPPKDYDFLFEAGVAAVFGPGTVLPKAAIEILSKLMEG
- a CDS encoding methylmalonyl-CoA mutase family protein, with the translated sequence MKNKLFEDFQPTNKEEWIAQAIKDLKGKSFDEMLVSQSLEGIQIAPFYTQEDLLDQPSLAGFHHKVNPKPLISGIAPRVWSNATRIESKSEKEGNAIILNALQNGSDAIILILNGEENLSILLKDVQPAYIQIFLEPTSSPTKVLANFKSWLRQENHDYEQVYGGVLWDGFIKRLTEDLDKEEVIQISRKLLDFGYDLPNFKTITIDFSHYHNAGANAVQELTFGFSALIDLIDDLSVDQQMVFDKLILKTAVGSDYFMEIAKVKVIRILTQRLAALFQVNQKAEDIFIFSSTSYWTKSGVDIQTNMLRNTTEAMSAILGGCNALEVLRHDCVNNDVTEFSLRMARNISNILKEESYLDQVLDPFAGSYFLEKLTFSIFEKVKDKMVSTESSGGWWNSVNQNLIQEEVKKTRIERQKMVLVGKQVKVGVNKYLDSSSKTAQIEISINEESASQLKTSRESFLVETQKSSVI
- a CDS encoding 5'-nucleotidase C-terminal domain-containing protein, with the translated sequence MDKHYRQIQFLILNIGFFILLGCSPQLSYHASSDFTSVDESIQQEAKLVSFIAPFKENLEAKMGSVIGTTQKALTRAGRESLLGNFVSDLQLEYAQKAFGYPIDISIINNGGMRNDLPKGDITLGNIYELSPFDNYLVVLELQANDVQKLAEFIAERKNMAFQGMQITSEKDKLSELTINGKALKSNKTYLLVINDYLANGGDNMEFLVGLPVKENSTTSIRDMLITMIQQKTASGEILDAEIEGRLKIN
- a CDS encoding bifunctional metallophosphatase/5'-nucleotidase; the protein is MQRRDFLKKSLLTGAALSLSSGGFAERLFTNQSKRLTILHTNDMHSRIEPFPNDGGRNANRGGMTKLASLIKKIRSEEENVLLLDSGDFFQGTPYFNLYGGELELKLMSQMGYDASTLGNHEFDNGLEGIKNQLEHANFSILSSNYDFQDTILNNTFKPYKIFKKDGIKVGIFALGIELKGLVGMKNYGNTKYLDPIATSEEMVQELKNKKCDLIICLSHLGYSYRSGKIDDLKLANQVSGIDLILGGHTHTFLDEPTIIKNPEGHTTMVNQVGTAALRLGKIDFEFSKDNQISYASHRNLTIY